One Entomomonas asaccharolytica DNA segment encodes these proteins:
- a CDS encoding universal stress protein, protein MAYKHLLVAIDLTEESPHVIQQATELANLYQAKISLIHILEPVSLAFGGDVPMDLSTLQQEQMQHARERLDIYITDYPTLTSEQCFLCYGQARQEIHRVAQENDCDLIVVGSHGRHGLALLLGSTTKDLLQNAPCDILAIALQHKTTNE, encoded by the coding sequence ATGGCTTACAAACATCTACTCGTTGCGATTGATCTAACTGAAGAAAGTCCACACGTTATACAACAAGCTACTGAACTGGCAAATTTATACCAAGCTAAGATTTCATTAATCCATATTTTAGAACCTGTATCACTCGCTTTTGGCGGTGATGTACCCATGGATTTATCAACTCTACAGCAAGAACAAATGCAACACGCTCGAGAAAGATTAGATATCTATATCACTGATTATCCTACCTTAACTAGTGAACAATGCTTCTTATGTTATGGCCAAGCTCGCCAAGAAATTCATCGGGTTGCACAAGAAAATGATTGTGATCTTATTGTAGTAGGCAGTCATGGTCGTCATGGGCTTGCTTTATTATTAGGTTCAACCACTAAAGATTTATTACAGAACGCACCGTGTGATATTTTAGCTATCGCTTTACAACACAAAACCACTAATGAATAA
- the trmL gene encoding tRNA (uridine(34)/cytosine(34)/5-carboxymethylaminomethyluridine(34)-2'-O)-methyltransferase TrmL has product MFHIILFQPEIPPNTGNIIRLCANIGCQLHLIKPLGFILDDKRLRRAGLDYHEFANVKQYDSLEDCLEALDHPRLFAFTTKATHIYSDVPYQLGDALLFGPETRGLPMDILNSLEPQQKVKLPMQPNSRSLNLSNTVAIASYQVWQQLGYKLKT; this is encoded by the coding sequence ATGTTTCATATCATTTTATTTCAACCTGAAATTCCTCCCAATACTGGTAATATTATCCGTCTTTGTGCCAATATTGGTTGCCAGTTACATCTCATCAAACCGTTAGGCTTTATCTTGGATGATAAGCGCTTACGCCGAGCAGGGCTTGATTACCACGAGTTCGCTAATGTTAAACAGTATGATAGCTTAGAGGACTGTTTAGAGGCGCTAGATCATCCTAGGCTTTTTGCTTTTACTACGAAAGCAACTCATATTTATAGTGATGTCCCGTATCAATTAGGTGATGCTCTACTTTTCGGCCCTGAAACACGTGGCTTGCCAATGGATATTTTAAATAGCCTTGAGCCTCAACAAAAAGTAAAGCTACCTATGCAACCCAATAGTCGTAGCTTAAATCTATCTAATACGGTAGCCATTGCAAGCTATCAGGTATGGCAACAACTTGGTTATAAACTAAAAACTTAG
- a CDS encoding acyl-CoA dehydrogenase, giving the protein MTNKASFVWDDPLLLDQQLTEEERMVRNTAQQFAQDKLAPRVSNAFRNETTDPNIFREMGETGLLGCTIPEAYGGSGLNYVCYGLIAREVERVDSGYRSMMSVQSSLVMVPINEFGTEAQKQKYLPKLATGEWIGCFGLTEPNHGSDPGGMETRARKVDGGYQLSGNKMWITNSPIADVFVVWAKDDEGKIRGFILEKGWKGLSAPAIHGKVGLKASITGEIVMDSVFVPEENAFPDVRGLNGPFTCLNSARFGIAWGALGAAEDCWHVARQYVLDRKQFGRPLAANQLIQKKLADMQTEITLGLQGCLRLARMKDEGTAAVEITSIMKRNSCGKALDIARLARDMLGGNGISDEFSIARHLVNLEVVNTYEGTHDIHALILGRAQTGLQAFY; this is encoded by the coding sequence ATGACTAATAAAGCGAGCTTCGTTTGGGATGATCCATTACTGTTAGATCAGCAGTTGACTGAAGAAGAGCGTATGGTGCGTAATACTGCTCAACAGTTTGCCCAAGATAAATTAGCTCCCCGCGTTTCCAATGCATTCCGTAATGAAACAACTGACCCTAATATTTTCCGTGAAATGGGAGAAACGGGATTACTTGGTTGTACTATTCCAGAAGCCTATGGTGGCAGCGGTTTAAATTATGTTTGCTATGGCCTTATCGCTCGTGAAGTTGAACGTGTTGACTCAGGCTACCGTTCTATGATGAGTGTGCAATCCTCTTTAGTAATGGTACCTATTAATGAATTTGGTACTGAAGCGCAAAAACAAAAGTATCTTCCTAAATTAGCCACTGGCGAATGGATTGGTTGCTTTGGCTTAACTGAACCTAATCATGGTTCAGATCCCGGTGGAATGGAAACTCGCGCTCGTAAAGTAGATGGTGGTTATCAATTATCAGGCAATAAAATGTGGATCACCAATAGTCCTATTGCTGATGTCTTTGTGGTATGGGCAAAAGACGATGAAGGTAAGATTCGTGGCTTTATCCTTGAAAAAGGCTGGAAAGGTCTTTCTGCGCCTGCGATACATGGCAAAGTAGGCTTAAAAGCATCTATTACAGGTGAAATCGTGATGGATAGCGTATTTGTACCTGAAGAAAATGCTTTCCCTGATGTTAGAGGATTAAATGGACCTTTCACTTGCTTGAACTCTGCACGTTTTGGTATTGCATGGGGGGCTTTAGGCGCAGCAGAAGACTGCTGGCATGTGGCTCGCCAGTATGTATTAGACCGTAAACAATTTGGTCGTCCTTTAGCGGCTAATCAGCTAATCCAAAAGAAACTAGCTGATATGCAAACTGAAATCACGTTAGGCTTACAAGGCTGCTTACGTTTAGCACGTATGAAAGATGAGGGTACTGCTGCGGTTGAAATCACTTCTATTATGAAACGTAACTCTTGTGGTAAAGCACTAGATATCGCTCGTTTAGCTCGTGATATGTTAGGTGGTAATGGCATTAGTGATGAGTTCAGTATTGCCCGTCATTTAGTCAATCTTGAAGTAGTAAATACCTATGAAGGAACCCATGATATTCATGCGTTAATTCTTGGTCGTGCGCAAACTGGTTTGCAGGCATTCTACTAA